One window of the Oceanicoccus sp. KOV_DT_Chl genome contains the following:
- a CDS encoding transporter substrate-binding domain-containing protein — protein MRFFICLWITVVLGADTAAQSSVPSFTIAMPYSSEIPPYIWLDRTTGKPVGSIIDNHELVAQKLGYHLRWRLYHPTQDQQVLFEEFQRGEIDILINKPPPTFDEANLVLLKPSMPMASLNVFTPSNSQLAQLTVDALPDFRGVSTTMTTASLDRLLEKHPVLSKDLQLVSAEDMPSSIIAIQQGQADYSFAERSSLIIALRNAGVIDNYQIMEPPLGYFLSFMYYNPQSDFTQYEKGLLDIFFKYLNNGRLEHIKIRNMRRYIRENHDRTD, from the coding sequence ATGCGTTTTTTTATATGCCTATGGATAACAGTTGTTCTTGGTGCCGATACTGCAGCGCAAAGCTCAGTACCCTCCTTCACCATTGCCATGCCCTACTCATCTGAGATTCCACCCTATATATGGCTAGACCGCACTACTGGCAAGCCCGTCGGCAGCATCATTGACAATCATGAGCTAGTCGCGCAAAAACTTGGGTATCACTTACGCTGGCGTCTCTACCACCCCACTCAGGATCAACAGGTATTATTTGAGGAGTTTCAGCGCGGCGAAATTGACATTTTAATCAACAAGCCACCGCCCACCTTCGATGAGGCCAATCTCGTTTTACTCAAACCCAGCATGCCTATGGCAAGCCTGAATGTGTTTACCCCGAGTAACAGCCAACTCGCTCAATTAACCGTTGATGCACTGCCTGATTTTCGAGGCGTCTCTACCACTATGACCACCGCTAGCCTTGATCGGCTGCTAGAAAAACACCCTGTACTTAGCAAAGATCTGCAATTGGTCAGTGCAGAGGATATGCCCTCATCAATCATCGCTATTCAACAGGGTCAAGCCGACTACAGCTTTGCTGAGCGTTCAAGCTTGATCATCGCACTAAGAAACGCCGGGGTAATCGATAACTACCAAATAATGGAACCACCACTGGGATATTTTTTATCCTTCATGTACTACAACCCCCAATCTGATTTCACACAATATGAAAAAGGCTTGCTCGATATTTTTTTCAAGTATCTTAACAATGGCCGGCTGGAGCATATCAAAATACGCAATATGCGCCGCTACATCCGGGAAAATCACGACCGTACTGACTAA
- a CDS encoding diguanylate cyclase: protein MYKLIDILIVLTVFLLHSLSAQAFEVEEEFYELSPRFHYFVDENANLTLNDILSPEVQTRFQSSSGNHPQRDNINAALWLKLELTFSPSKLDQPYILTALINNFNEISIFRPNNNGQYQEPFVTGNTYPASQREIQSSRYSFEINPNQNAQTIYIRTIGSIDTFQLPWMLVEHDLFEANSRHYWIINLFSLGILIGVTVLCLGIGVILPSKSYLVYSAFLISGLVSLSNLDGLTFMLLWPNTPALNEYAVDVINIAIAITRFLTIVLFLDIRTRFPLLFRYCFAWIIFLGITFVFAATTGLKSVSEIFGGILWLISMLLGLGLVAFGIIRKLPLALTLFVILLIPLLGSLYQAAVSVGLLEISVLSLQSAKLTFVIHAILFSVCLARQMQLQIETKLIAQHDNLTGLPRLVLAKQFFQHARELADEHQWKVGVLFIDLDGFKPVNDTYGHKTGDILLIEVAARIQQCLREVDTAARIGGDEFMVIQTEVKDDTAYEVVAKNIQQVLSQPFLIHKHHISISASIGIAFYPDHGNDLTELMKQADGAMYQGKNTGKNQYTIATIEVSGNPDIVGDHP from the coding sequence ATGTATAAACTGATCGACATACTGATAGTATTGACTGTGTTTCTTTTGCACAGCCTTTCCGCTCAGGCCTTTGAAGTAGAGGAAGAATTCTACGAGCTATCCCCGCGGTTTCACTATTTTGTCGATGAAAATGCAAATCTGACCCTGAATGACATCCTCAGCCCCGAAGTACAAACCAGGTTTCAATCCAGTAGCGGTAATCATCCGCAACGGGACAATATTAACGCAGCACTATGGTTGAAATTGGAGCTAACTTTTTCACCATCCAAATTAGATCAGCCGTATATTCTCACCGCTTTAATCAATAACTTTAATGAAATATCTATTTTTCGCCCCAATAACAATGGTCAATACCAAGAGCCTTTTGTAACTGGCAACACCTACCCAGCCAGCCAGCGAGAAATACAATCCAGCCGCTATAGCTTTGAGATTAATCCAAACCAGAACGCACAAACCATCTATATCCGCACCATAGGTTCTATTGATACTTTTCAGCTGCCCTGGATGCTAGTCGAGCATGATCTCTTTGAAGCGAACAGTAGACACTACTGGATTATCAATTTGTTCAGTTTAGGCATATTAATCGGGGTTACAGTGCTCTGCCTGGGTATTGGTGTTATTTTACCCAGCAAAAGTTACCTGGTTTATAGTGCATTTCTAATTTCTGGGCTAGTGTCCTTGAGCAATCTGGACGGCCTGACATTTATGCTGCTGTGGCCGAACACGCCGGCATTGAATGAGTACGCCGTGGATGTGATTAACATCGCCATAGCCATTACCCGGTTCTTAACTATCGTTTTATTTCTGGATATTCGAACCCGCTTCCCGTTGCTGTTCCGCTATTGTTTCGCTTGGATCATTTTTTTAGGAATAACTTTCGTATTTGCCGCTACCACCGGTTTAAAATCGGTTTCAGAAATTTTTGGCGGCATACTGTGGCTGATTTCAATGCTGCTTGGTCTGGGCCTGGTTGCTTTTGGTATTATCCGTAAACTGCCATTAGCGCTTACTTTATTTGTGATACTACTCATTCCCTTATTGGGCAGCCTTTATCAAGCGGCGGTAAGTGTCGGTCTGTTAGAAATTAGCGTGCTAAGCCTACAGAGTGCCAAACTCACTTTTGTCATCCATGCTATTTTATTCTCTGTTTGTCTGGCGCGGCAGATGCAATTACAGATAGAGACCAAACTGATTGCCCAACATGATAATTTGACGGGCCTTCCCCGCTTGGTATTAGCAAAACAATTTTTTCAACACGCCAGGGAGCTAGCCGATGAGCACCAATGGAAGGTGGGTGTGCTGTTTATCGATCTCGATGGTTTTAAGCCGGTGAATGATACGTATGGGCATAAAACAGGGGATATTTTATTAATTGAAGTAGCCGCACGAATCCAGCAATGCTTGCGTGAAGTTGATACCGCAGCACGAATCGGCGGCGATGAATTTATGGTAATTCAAACAGAAGTAAAAGACGATACAGCCTATGAAGTAGTCGCTAAAAATATTCAACAGGTATTATCGCAGCCGTTTCTGATTCACAAACACCACATCAGCATCAGTGCCAGCATCGGCATTGCCTTTTATCCAGACCACGGCAACGACCTGACCGAATTAATGAAACAAGCTGATGGGGCCATGTATCAGGGTAAAAATACAGGTAAAAACCAATACACCATTGCTACAATTGAAGTAAGTGGAAACCCCGACATCGTGGGTGACCATCCATGA
- a CDS encoding diguanylate cyclase produces the protein MSNLFLYISRLPANSFFWLLMCTWLIGIPAQALDASNKSYNLGKELSYYIDEDQSLSIEQLTDKKSPVEFTKANQQTLLRLKPDTVVWLRLQINFSESELQENYILTALGSDYQEIRLYRPTGQASYSEYITGNRYPADQRELPAARYGFVIKPQAEPMLIYMRVTNSYNFDLAKLLLIKEDVFAKNAAIYSTINFLSYGALTGILLFSAGIGLTLKNKSYLYYSLYILCGSLSLANLDGVGFYWLWPHSPELNERSIPVFTFALIISRLATIYSFLEIKTAAPKWARLTRRWVIVLSVLFIGALFGIFDILTAHVIGLAWLISMLLGITLSLIAIKRGVFLAWPFFFVLLIPAIGTSIQIASDQGLINIGALSTLIAKFTFIFHAFLFSICIALQIKQEELSAFIAQHDDLTKLENLTLIKTRFDKAVAIAQRYQWQLLVLFIDLDKFKPVNDTFGHEVGDQLLQAVAQRIVAIARNNDLISRIGGDEFLVVQTEYHKKIDIKTTAEKIIAELSRPFIINGHTINIGASIGIAQFPDHGSTLDELMHAADKAMYKVKDSGRNNIAVFGQA, from the coding sequence ATGAGCAACTTGTTCTTATACATTTCACGACTACCGGCGAACAGCTTTTTTTGGCTACTAATGTGTACTTGGCTAATTGGCATACCCGCACAAGCGCTGGATGCCAGCAACAAAAGTTACAATCTGGGTAAAGAGCTGAGCTACTATATTGATGAGGATCAATCCCTTTCCATCGAACAGCTAACTGATAAAAAATCGCCGGTTGAATTTACCAAAGCGAATCAACAAACCCTGCTTCGATTGAAACCTGATACTGTTGTTTGGTTACGGTTGCAAATCAATTTTAGTGAGTCCGAATTACAAGAAAATTATATTCTTACCGCACTTGGCAGTGATTATCAGGAAATTCGCTTGTATAGACCTACCGGGCAAGCTAGCTACAGCGAATATATTACCGGCAATCGCTACCCAGCTGACCAGCGAGAACTACCCGCAGCGCGGTATGGCTTTGTCATTAAACCGCAAGCTGAGCCTATGCTGATCTATATGAGGGTGACCAATAGCTACAATTTTGATCTGGCAAAGTTGCTGCTAATCAAAGAAGATGTGTTCGCTAAAAATGCTGCGATTTATAGTACTATTAACTTTCTCTCCTATGGTGCACTTACCGGAATTTTGCTGTTCAGTGCCGGCATTGGCCTGACCCTTAAAAACAAAAGCTATCTCTATTACAGCCTCTATATTTTATGTGGTTCGTTATCATTAGCTAATTTGGACGGGGTTGGTTTTTATTGGCTGTGGCCGCATAGCCCTGAGCTCAATGAACGATCAATACCAGTCTTTACATTTGCACTCATCATCAGTCGACTGGCCACCATTTATAGTTTTCTTGAGATAAAGACAGCCGCTCCGAAATGGGCGCGACTAACGCGTCGCTGGGTGATAGTGTTAAGTGTACTGTTTATAGGCGCACTATTTGGCATCTTTGATATTCTAACGGCACACGTTATCGGCTTGGCCTGGTTAATTTCAATGTTACTGGGTATCACCTTATCCCTTATTGCTATCAAGCGCGGCGTCTTCTTGGCCTGGCCTTTTTTCTTTGTGCTATTGATACCTGCAATCGGCACCTCAATACAGATAGCTTCCGACCAGGGGTTAATTAATATTGGTGCGTTATCTACCTTAATCGCAAAATTTACATTTATTTTTCATGCATTTTTATTTTCAATTTGTATCGCATTACAAATCAAACAAGAAGAACTCAGCGCCTTTATCGCACAACACGACGACTTAACAAAACTTGAAAATTTGACGCTGATAAAAACGCGATTCGATAAAGCAGTCGCAATAGCACAACGCTATCAATGGCAATTATTAGTATTGTTTATCGACTTGGACAAGTTTAAACCCGTCAATGATACGTTTGGCCACGAAGTTGGCGACCAACTGTTGCAAGCAGTAGCGCAACGTATTGTCGCCATTGCCCGTAACAATGACCTGATCAGCCGCATCGGTGGTGATGAATTTTTAGTGGTACAGACTGAATACCACAAAAAAATAGATATAAAGACTACAGCTGAAAAAATTATTGCTGAATTATCACGCCCCTTCATAATCAACGGTCATACCATTAATATCGGCGCCAGCATTGGCATAGCACAATTCCCCGACCACGGCAGTACTCTGGATGAACTGATGCATGCAGCCGATAAAGCCATGTACAAGGTAAAGGATAGTGGAAGGAATAATATCGCTGTGTTTGGACAAGCCTGA
- a CDS encoding acetyl-CoA hydrolase/transferase C-terminal domain-containing protein, translating to MTDRTTELSLADAVEHIIVATNNHIILAMPLGLGKANQLVNALYQRALKDSTIQLEILTALSLTRPRGSSDLEQRFLTPFVERVYGDYAELDYLAAARRNNLPANITVHEFFVEPASELNHPYVQQHYISSNYTHVARDLNARGVNVIAQMVAQRIENGVSQLSLSCNPEVTLDLMPLLLDRRKQGETIIAVAQIHNELPFMGSDAMVQEGMFDVVIADESCHTRLYSTPNMPVGMVEHFIGMHAASLVKDGGTLQIGIGALGDAVTGALLLRQEDNTSYRQLLADIYEQFPPASICAQIGDDNIFEKGLYGCSEMFTYGLFELFRRGVIKRQVNYRGQNICLHGGFFLGPTALYDGLHQLDDEVRNLLCMTNISYVNHLHGDELEKRRHRVNARFVNTAFTMTLLGAGVADQLEDGRILSGVGGQYNFVAQAHELAGARSILLLRACRERGGECLSNIVWSYGHATIPRHLRDIVITEYGVADLRGKSDSEVIKALLNITDSRFQQELLATAVRHLKIDPNYEIPSVYCNNTPQRLQGIYQQWRKQGFFPEFPLGTDFNITEQALLKALAWLKSKSEPRFMLELARKALVDDDAAEHFHQHLLRMDLAAPKTLKQRLYRQLVLAALQETRA from the coding sequence ATGACGGACCGAACGACCGAGCTATCCCTCGCAGATGCCGTTGAGCACATCATAGTGGCAACGAACAACCATATTATCCTTGCGATGCCGTTGGGTTTGGGTAAGGCCAATCAGTTGGTCAACGCACTTTATCAACGCGCGTTAAAAGACAGCACTATTCAGCTGGAAATATTAACCGCACTGTCGCTTACCCGGCCAAGAGGGAGTAGCGATCTTGAACAACGCTTTCTAACGCCATTTGTCGAGCGCGTGTACGGTGATTATGCCGAGCTCGATTATCTGGCTGCAGCAAGGCGGAATAATCTACCCGCCAATATCACTGTGCATGAATTTTTTGTGGAACCGGCCAGTGAGTTAAACCATCCCTACGTGCAGCAACATTACATCAGTTCGAATTACACCCATGTGGCTCGTGATTTGAATGCAAGGGGCGTGAATGTAATTGCGCAAATGGTTGCACAACGAATAGAGAATGGCGTTAGCCAGCTGAGCTTAAGTTGCAATCCTGAAGTCACTTTGGATCTGATGCCATTGTTGCTGGATCGTCGTAAGCAAGGCGAGACCATTATTGCGGTAGCGCAGATTCATAATGAGTTGCCGTTTATGGGTAGTGACGCGATGGTGCAGGAGGGAATGTTTGATGTCGTGATTGCCGATGAGTCCTGTCACACCCGTCTGTACAGTACACCCAATATGCCGGTAGGTATGGTGGAGCATTTTATCGGCATGCATGCGGCCAGCCTGGTGAAGGATGGCGGTACGTTGCAAATCGGGATTGGTGCATTGGGCGATGCGGTAACCGGCGCATTGTTGCTGCGGCAGGAAGATAATACGAGTTATCGACAGTTACTTGCTGATATCTATGAACAGTTTCCACCAGCGTCGATATGCGCACAAATTGGTGATGACAATATTTTTGAAAAAGGCTTATACGGTTGTTCGGAAATGTTCACCTATGGTCTATTTGAGTTATTTCGACGCGGGGTAATCAAACGTCAGGTTAATTATCGAGGCCAAAATATTTGTCTGCATGGCGGTTTTTTTCTCGGCCCCACGGCACTCTATGACGGTTTACATCAATTAGATGATGAAGTCCGAAATTTACTTTGCATGACGAATATCAGCTATGTGAATCATCTGCATGGTGATGAGTTGGAAAAACGTCGTCATCGCGTAAACGCCCGCTTTGTTAATACCGCATTTACAATGACGTTGTTGGGCGCGGGTGTAGCCGATCAGTTAGAGGATGGCCGTATTCTCAGCGGTGTTGGTGGTCAGTATAACTTTGTTGCTCAGGCGCACGAGTTAGCAGGCGCACGCTCGATATTATTATTGCGCGCTTGTCGCGAGCGCGGCGGTGAATGCTTATCCAATATTGTCTGGAGTTATGGCCATGCCACCATACCTCGCCATCTTCGCGATATTGTTATCACCGAGTATGGTGTTGCGGACCTTAGAGGTAAATCAGACAGTGAAGTCATTAAGGCTTTGCTCAATATTACCGACTCGCGTTTTCAGCAAGAGCTATTGGCAACAGCGGTGAGGCATTTAAAAATTGACCCGAATTATGAAATTCCATCGGTATATTGCAATAATACACCGCAGCGTTTGCAGGGAATTTACCAGCAGTGGCGAAAGCAAGGGTTTTTTCCAGAGTTTCCTCTGGGTACTGATTTCAATATTACGGAGCAGGCCTTGTTAAAAGCATTGGCGTGGTTAAAGAGCAAATCCGAGCCACGGTTTATGTTGGAGTTAGCACGTAAAGCGCTTGTTGATGACGATGCTGCTGAGCATTTTCATCAGCATTTGCTACGCATGGATTTGGCTGCGCCGAAAACACTTAAGCAGCGGCTTTATCGGCAGTTAGTATTAGCAGCTTTGCAAGAGACGCGTGCATAA